The Pantoea nemavictus genome includes a region encoding these proteins:
- a CDS encoding isochorismate synthase translates to MVESSTFENAWLKDYSALSRGFLFTSPWRSLATQGCYTTITTPVHDAASLQGDFQQQLRQHFDAAKKQGIANPILVGAIPFDVSQPAALFIPESYQTFNRDDLQNALPQGISDLPEVRRRTPVPDHDVFIDMVADAVAATQRGDLDKVVLSRLMDIVTEQPVDTGALMQRVIAQNPNSYHFHLPLPQGGALIGASPELMLRKQGRDFSSCPLAGSARRNHGDAQQDRAAGNTLMNSSKDRHEHKLVTDAMRTTLQPRSRLLSVPSTPSLITTATLWHLATQIDGEVQDERENALSLACLLHPTPALSGFPHQRAQQLIQQLEPFDRQLFGGIVGWCDSEGNGEWVVTIRCGTVHGTRVRLFAGAGIVADSQPESEWRETGVKLDTMLRAFGLQ, encoded by the coding sequence ATGGTGGAATCTTCCACGTTTGAAAATGCCTGGCTGAAGGATTATTCCGCGCTAAGCCGTGGTTTCCTGTTTACCTCGCCGTGGCGCAGTTTGGCAACGCAAGGATGCTATACCACTATTACCACGCCGGTACATGACGCCGCGTCGCTGCAGGGTGATTTCCAACAACAGCTGCGTCAGCACTTTGACGCCGCGAAAAAACAGGGCATCGCCAATCCGATTTTGGTCGGCGCGATTCCCTTCGATGTCAGCCAACCTGCGGCTTTGTTTATTCCCGAGTCTTATCAGACCTTTAATCGTGACGACCTGCAAAACGCACTGCCGCAAGGCATCAGCGATCTGCCTGAGGTGCGTCGCCGCACGCCGGTGCCGGACCACGATGTCTTTATCGATATGGTGGCAGATGCGGTAGCGGCCACGCAGCGCGGCGATCTCGATAAAGTGGTGCTGTCGCGCCTGATGGATATCGTCACTGAGCAGCCGGTGGATACTGGGGCGCTGATGCAGCGCGTGATTGCGCAGAACCCGAATAGCTACCATTTCCATCTGCCGCTGCCGCAAGGCGGTGCGCTGATCGGTGCCAGCCCGGAACTGATGCTGCGTAAACAGGGGCGCGATTTCAGCTCCTGCCCACTGGCGGGCTCTGCGCGGCGCAATCATGGCGATGCGCAGCAGGATCGCGCGGCCGGTAACACGCTGATGAATTCCAGCAAAGATCGCCATGAACACAAACTGGTGACCGACGCGATGCGTACCACGCTGCAGCCGCGCAGCCGTTTGCTCTCAGTACCGTCCACGCCTTCGCTGATCACCACCGCTACGCTGTGGCATCTGGCGACGCAAATCGACGGCGAAGTTCAGGACGAGCGCGAAAACGCCCTGTCGCTGGCCTGCCTGCTGCATCCAACGCCGGCGCTGAGCGGCTTTCCGCATCAACGTGCCCAACAGTTGATTCAGCAGCTGGAACCCTTTGATCGCCAACTGTTTGGCGGCATCGTCGGCTGGTGCGATAGCGAAGGCAATGGCGAATGGGTCGTCACCATCCGCTGCGGTACCGTGCATGGCACGCGTGTACGGCTGTTTGCCGGCGCGGGCATTGTGGCCGACTCCCAACCCGAATCAGAATGGCGCGAAACCGGCGTGAAGCTGGATACCATGTTGCGCGCCTTTGGACTGCAATAA
- a CDS encoding isochorismatase family protein, producing MAIPKLNSYALPAATELPTNKVKWALEPQRAALLIHDMQAYFLNFWGENSPLVDQVVENIARLRAYCKAQGIPVFYTAQPNEQSDADRALLNDMWGPGLNKHPDQQKIVDALAPDQDDQVLTKWRYSAFVRSPLESILQEMGRDQLIITGVYAHIGCLTTATDAFMRNIQPFMVADALADFTREEHMMALTYTAGRSGKVVMTADLMPLPLSKDDLRALILPLLEDDDVPEDDENLIDYGLDSVRVMALAARWRQVHSDIDFVSLAKNPTIDGWWALLSRVPAK from the coding sequence ATGGCTATTCCAAAACTCAATTCCTATGCGCTGCCTGCAGCGACAGAACTGCCAACCAACAAAGTGAAGTGGGCACTGGAACCGCAGCGTGCCGCGCTGTTGATTCACGATATGCAGGCGTACTTCCTCAATTTCTGGGGAGAAAACAGCCCGCTGGTGGATCAGGTAGTCGAAAATATCGCGCGCCTGCGCGCCTACTGCAAGGCGCAGGGCATTCCGGTGTTTTATACCGCACAGCCAAATGAGCAGAGCGATGCCGATCGCGCGCTGCTTAACGACATGTGGGGACCGGGCCTGAACAAGCATCCGGATCAGCAGAAGATCGTTGATGCGCTGGCACCGGATCAGGACGACCAGGTGCTGACCAAATGGCGCTACAGCGCATTTGTGCGCTCGCCGCTTGAGTCGATCCTGCAAGAAATGGGGCGCGACCAGCTGATCATCACCGGCGTTTACGCGCACATTGGCTGCCTGACCACCGCGACAGACGCCTTTATGCGTAACATTCAGCCGTTTATGGTGGCCGATGCGCTGGCCGACTTTACGCGTGAAGAGCACATGATGGCGCTGACTTACACCGCTGGCCGCAGTGGGAAAGTGGTAATGACCGCCGATCTGATGCCGCTGCCGCTGAGCAAAGACGATCTGCGCGCGCTGATTTTACCGCTGTTGGAAGATGACGATGTGCCTGAGGATGACGAGAACCTGATCGATTACGGTCTGGATTCAGTACGCGTCATGGCGCTGGCGGCGCGCTGGCGCCAGGTGCACAGCGATATCGATTTCGTCAGCCTGGCTAAAAATCCAACCATTGATGGCTGGTGGGCGCTGCTGTCACGGGTGCCAGCCAAATGA
- the entS gene encoding enterobactin transporter EntS: MNKSSHFIDLSLLKTHPAFRAVFIARFISIVALGMLAVAVPVQIQHMTNSPLLVGLAVTLAATGMFIGLLTGGVLADRHERKKLILFARSTCGLGFIALAINAALPEPSLIAVYLLGFWDGFFGAIGVTALLAATPALVGRENIMQAGAITMLTVRFGSILSPAIAGLVIAHGGVTWNYGLAAFGTLLTVLTLLKLPNLPPPPQPREHPLKSLAAGVQFLFASPIVGMVALIGALVTLASAVRVLYPALAPHWSVSADQLGLLYAAVPLGAAVGAFTSGKLKHAARPGQLVLGSAIAAFIALGLFSLMPNLPLALACLVAFGYFSAINSLMQYAMIQALTPDHLLGRINGLWTAQNVTGDAIGAAVIGAMGSWLLPPQAAAVFGFAAALLGIGMWLMMGRLRRYHPPAPELAEQAS; encoded by the coding sequence ATGAACAAATCATCCCACTTTATCGATCTCTCACTGCTGAAAACCCATCCGGCTTTTCGCGCGGTATTTATTGCGCGCTTTATCTCGATTGTCGCGCTCGGCATGCTTGCCGTCGCGGTTCCGGTGCAGATCCAGCACATGACAAATTCACCGCTGCTGGTGGGATTGGCGGTGACGCTGGCCGCTACGGGCATGTTTATTGGTCTGCTGACCGGCGGCGTTTTGGCGGATCGCCATGAGCGTAAGAAGCTGATTCTTTTCGCCCGTTCAACCTGCGGGCTGGGCTTTATCGCGCTGGCGATCAATGCGGCGCTGCCGGAACCTTCGTTAATCGCCGTTTATCTGCTGGGCTTCTGGGATGGTTTCTTCGGAGCGATTGGCGTCACTGCACTGTTAGCCGCCACGCCCGCGCTGGTGGGGCGGGAAAATATTATGCAGGCCGGTGCTATCACCATGTTAACGGTGCGCTTTGGCTCGATTTTGTCACCTGCGATTGCCGGTCTGGTGATTGCCCACGGCGGCGTGACCTGGAACTACGGACTCGCCGCGTTCGGCACGCTGCTTACCGTGCTAACCCTGTTAAAATTACCGAACTTGCCGCCTCCGCCGCAGCCGCGCGAACATCCGCTCAAATCCCTCGCCGCTGGCGTGCAGTTTCTCTTTGCCAGCCCGATTGTCGGCATGGTGGCGCTGATTGGTGCGCTGGTGACCTTAGCCAGCGCAGTGCGCGTGCTCTATCCCGCACTCGCGCCCCATTGGTCAGTGAGTGCTGACCAGCTGGGTTTGCTCTACGCCGCAGTGCCGCTCGGTGCGGCGGTGGGCGCCTTCACCAGCGGTAAACTCAAGCACGCTGCACGTCCGGGACAGCTGGTGCTCGGCAGCGCGATTGCGGCGTTTATCGCCCTTGGCTTGTTTAGCCTGATGCCGAATCTGCCGCTGGCGTTAGCTTGTCTGGTCGCCTTCGGCTACTTCAGCGCCATCAATAGCCTGATGCAGTACGCAATGATTCAGGCGCTAACGCCCGATCATTTGCTAGGCCGCATCAACGGATTATGGACGGCACAGAACGTCACCGGCGACGCGATAGGTGCGGCAGTGATTGGTGCGATGGGTTCATGGCTGCTGCCACCGCAGGCCGCCGCCGTGTTTGGCTTTGCGGCGGCGCTGCTGGGCATCGGGATGTGGTTGATGATGGGGCGTTTACGTCGTTACCATCCGCCAGCACCGGAGCTGGCGGAACAGGCATCATGA
- a CDS encoding (2,3-dihydroxybenzoyl)adenylate synthase, translated as MSIPYTRWPDDLAARYREKGYWLDVPMTDILARHQHNDAIAVIDGDRQISYREMDVLSSNLAAALQRRGLQNGDTALVQLGNVADFYVTVFALFKLGVASVFALFSHQRTELSAYAAQIEPKLLIVDRTHALFADDTFISALCAAQPSLQQVILRNDNQPENTLEALMAEAAGDFVATPTAADEVAFFQLSGGSTGTPKLIPRTHNDYYYSIRASDEICEVTADTRYLIALPAPHNFAMSSPGSLGVFYAGGQVILAADPSATLCFPLIEKHQVTDTGLVPPAVSLWLQAIQEWGSNQQLASLQRIQVGGAKLGETLAARIQREIGCQLQQVFGMAEGLVNYTRFGDDENTILTTQGRPISADDEVWVADEHGNALPTGTIGRLMTRGPYTFRGYYKSPEHNAASFDANGFYCSGDLIEINAQGYITVQGREKDQINRGGEKIAAEEIENLLQRHPDVIHAALVSMNDELMGEKSCAFIVASQPIKAVALRRHLRELGVAEFKLPDRITCVDALPLTPVGKVDKKRLRQQLADQQAQA; from the coding sequence ATGAGCATTCCCTATACTCGCTGGCCGGACGATCTGGCCGCGCGCTACCGTGAAAAAGGCTACTGGCTGGATGTGCCGATGACCGATATTTTGGCGCGTCATCAGCACAACGATGCCATTGCGGTGATTGATGGCGATCGTCAAATCAGCTATCGCGAAATGGATGTGCTAAGCAGCAATCTGGCTGCCGCGCTGCAGCGGCGCGGCCTGCAGAATGGCGATACCGCGCTGGTGCAGCTCGGCAATGTGGCTGATTTTTATGTCACAGTATTCGCACTGTTTAAGCTCGGCGTAGCCTCAGTATTCGCCCTGTTCAGCCATCAGCGTACCGAACTCAGCGCCTATGCCGCGCAGATCGAACCTAAGCTGCTGATTGTCGATCGCACCCATGCACTGTTTGCTGACGACACCTTTATCAGCGCCCTGTGCGCCGCGCAGCCTTCGCTGCAGCAGGTGATTCTGCGTAATGACAACCAGCCGGAAAACACGCTGGAAGCGCTGATGGCGGAAGCCGCGGGTGATTTCGTCGCCACGCCAACCGCCGCCGATGAAGTCGCGTTTTTCCAGCTCTCCGGCGGCAGCACCGGTACACCGAAGCTGATTCCGCGCACCCACAACGACTATTACTACAGCATCCGCGCCAGTGATGAGATCTGTGAGGTAACCGCCGATACGCGCTATCTCATCGCCCTGCCCGCCCCGCATAACTTTGCGATGAGTTCACCCGGCTCACTCGGCGTATTTTACGCGGGTGGACAGGTGATTCTGGCCGCCGATCCCAGCGCGACGTTGTGTTTCCCGCTGATTGAAAAGCATCAGGTGACGGATACTGGTTTGGTGCCGCCGGCAGTGAGCCTGTGGTTACAGGCGATTCAGGAATGGGGCAGCAATCAACAGCTGGCCTCGCTGCAGCGCATTCAGGTGGGCGGCGCCAAGCTGGGTGAAACTCTGGCGGCACGCATTCAGCGCGAGATTGGTTGTCAGCTGCAGCAGGTGTTCGGGATGGCTGAAGGTTTGGTGAACTACACCCGCTTTGGCGACGATGAGAACACCATTCTCACCACGCAAGGCCGCCCAATCTCTGCGGACGATGAAGTGTGGGTAGCGGATGAGCATGGCAATGCGCTGCCAACCGGCACCATCGGTCGCCTGATGACGCGCGGACCTTACACCTTCCGTGGCTACTACAAGAGCCCAGAACACAATGCCGCCAGCTTCGACGCCAATGGCTTTTACTGCTCCGGCGATCTGATTGAGATCAACGCGCAGGGTTACATCACCGTGCAAGGGCGCGAAAAGGATCAGATCAATCGCGGTGGCGAGAAGATCGCAGCTGAAGAGATCGAAAATCTGCTACAGCGCCATCCGGATGTGATCCACGCCGCGCTGGTGTCGATGAACGATGAATTGATGGGTGAAAAGAGCTGCGCCTTTATCGTCGCCAGCCAGCCGATTAAAGCGGTGGCGCTGCGCCGTCATCTGCGTGAACTGGGCGTCGCCGAGTTCAAATTACCTGACCGTATTACCTGCGTAGATGCCCTGCCGCTGACGCCAGTCGGCAAGGTGGATAAAAAACGTTTACGCCAACAGCTTGCCGATCAACAAGCGCAAGCGTGA
- the fepG gene encoding iron-enterobactin ABC transporter permease: MTRRTWLHALWLLLCCAVLAYLAMTRGALQISGEQIGQLLLGQVAGNVKLIVLEWRLPRVLMALLIGAALGISGAIFQSLLRNPLGSPDILGFNTGAYSGVLVALVLFNQSVTAMTGAALIGGIATAALVYLFAWRNGVETFRLIIVGISVRALLMALNSWLIISASLESALSAGLWSAGSLNGITWAKTPPVIAVLLLALVLMALLARRMRLLEMGDDTANALGVPVERSRMWLMLIGVVLTAASTALVGPISFVALLAPQIARRLGGGIKGALPLAALCGALLLIAADFAAQHLFLPYQLPVGVITVILGGLYLMALLVREARRQ; the protein is encoded by the coding sequence ATGACGCGTCGAACCTGGTTACACGCGCTATGGCTGCTGCTTTGCTGCGCAGTGCTGGCGTATCTGGCGATGACGCGCGGGGCATTGCAGATTAGCGGCGAACAAATCGGGCAACTGCTGCTCGGTCAGGTCGCCGGTAACGTCAAACTGATCGTGCTGGAGTGGCGCTTGCCGCGAGTGCTGATGGCGCTGCTGATTGGTGCCGCATTAGGTATCAGCGGAGCGATTTTTCAGTCGCTGCTGCGCAATCCGCTCGGCAGTCCGGATATTCTCGGCTTTAACACCGGCGCATACAGCGGCGTGCTGGTGGCGCTGGTGCTGTTCAATCAAAGTGTAACGGCGATGACCGGCGCGGCACTGATTGGCGGCATCGCCACGGCGGCGCTGGTGTACCTGTTTGCCTGGCGCAACGGGGTGGAAACCTTCCGGCTGATTATCGTTGGTATCAGCGTGCGCGCGCTGCTGATGGCGTTGAACTCGTGGCTGATTATCAGCGCCTCGCTGGAGTCGGCGCTGAGTGCCGGCTTGTGGAGCGCCGGATCGCTTAACGGGATTACCTGGGCGAAAACACCGCCGGTGATTGCCGTGCTGCTGCTGGCATTAGTGCTGATGGCGCTGCTGGCGCGGCGTATGCGCCTGCTGGAGATGGGTGACGATACCGCCAATGCGCTTGGCGTGCCGGTGGAGCGCAGCCGGATGTGGCTGATGCTGATTGGCGTGGTGTTAACGGCAGCATCAACGGCGCTGGTGGGACCGATTTCGTTTGTCGCGCTGCTGGCGCCACAAATTGCACGGCGTCTTGGCGGTGGTATTAAAGGTGCATTGCCGCTGGCAGCGCTGTGTGGCGCGTTGCTGCTGATAGCCGCTGACTTCGCCGCACAGCATCTGTTCCTGCCTTATCAATTACCGGTTGGCGTAATTACCGTCATCCTCGGTGGACTCTATCTGATGGCTTTACTGGTGCGGGAGGCGCGACGCCAATGA
- the fepD gene encoding Fe(3+)-siderophore ABC transporter permease, with translation MRQIRALAGSGILLLLLIALSLMLGAKSIPLPDVYHSLTASCNSAECVIVRDARLPRTLAGLLAGVALGLAGALMQSLTRNPLADPGILGVNAGAGFAVVIGIALFGADSPVDWLGFAFAGALLSSLLVALTGAIGGGRVNPVRLTLAGVALGAVLDGLTSGLSLLNPAIYDHLRFWHSGSLDIRNFTVLRTLFPAVLVGSVVAICLSQALNSLSMGGDMATALGTRVGRTQLLGLLAIALLCGAATAAVGPIAFVGLMTPHFARWLVGNDHRWMLPATALITPILLLAADILGRLLVAGELRVSIVTAMLGAPMLIVLVRRKLGRGAL, from the coding sequence ATGCGCCAGATCCGTGCATTGGCAGGCTCAGGGATTCTGCTCTTGCTCCTCATCGCGCTCAGCTTAATGCTGGGAGCAAAATCAATACCGCTTCCCGATGTTTATCATTCGCTTACCGCCAGCTGTAATAGCGCGGAGTGTGTGATTGTGCGTGACGCGCGCTTGCCGCGCACCCTGGCTGGTTTGCTGGCGGGCGTGGCGCTCGGGCTGGCCGGTGCCTTGATGCAGAGCCTGACGCGCAACCCGCTGGCCGATCCCGGCATTCTCGGCGTCAATGCCGGTGCTGGTTTCGCAGTGGTGATTGGCATTGCGCTGTTTGGTGCAGATTCGCCGGTAGATTGGCTCGGCTTCGCTTTTGCGGGCGCACTGCTCTCTTCGTTGCTGGTGGCATTGACCGGTGCGATTGGCGGTGGCCGCGTCAATCCGGTACGTCTTACGCTGGCGGGCGTCGCGCTGGGCGCAGTGCTGGATGGGCTGACGTCTGGCCTGTCACTGCTCAATCCTGCCATCTATGATCACCTGCGTTTCTGGCACAGCGGCTCGCTGGATATCCGTAACTTTACCGTGCTGCGCACACTGTTTCCGGCGGTGCTGGTGGGCAGCGTGGTAGCGATTTGTCTGTCGCAGGCGCTCAACAGCCTCAGCATGGGCGGCGATATGGCCACCGCACTCGGTACACGCGTGGGGCGGACCCAGCTGCTTGGCCTACTGGCGATTGCACTGCTGTGCGGTGCAGCGACGGCGGCGGTGGGGCCAATTGCCTTTGTCGGTCTGATGACGCCGCACTTTGCCCGCTGGCTGGTGGGCAACGATCATCGCTGGATGCTGCCGGCGACGGCGCTTATCACGCCGATTCTGTTACTCGCCGCCGATATTCTTGGCCGCCTGCTGGTGGCGGGGGAGCTGCGGGTTTCCATCGTCACGGCAATGCTCGGAGCGCCGATGCTGATTGTACTGGTGCGCCGCAAACTGGGCCGGGGTGCGCTATGA
- a CDS encoding ATP-binding cassette domain-containing protein, giving the protein MIDIPSRLRGEGLTLGYDKKVVAENLSVAIPEGELTVIIGPNACGKSTLLRTLSRLHTPLKGEVLLDGEAIARYPTKEVARRLGLLPQSSNAPAGISVTELVARGRYPHQALFGRWRAEDEAAVQQAMRATGVSDLAQQSVDTLSGGQRQRVWIAMVLAQETPLLLLDEPTTWLDITHQIELLELMQELNQQHGRTLVVVLHDLNHACRYATHLIAMRYGKIVAEGKPAEIVTPALIEQVYGLRCVIVEDPVAHTPMIVPLGSGR; this is encoded by the coding sequence ATGATCGATATCCCTTCACGTCTGCGTGGCGAAGGTTTGACGCTGGGCTACGACAAAAAAGTGGTGGCAGAGAATTTATCGGTAGCGATTCCCGAAGGGGAGCTGACGGTAATTATCGGCCCCAACGCCTGCGGAAAATCGACGCTATTACGTACGCTCAGCCGTCTGCATACCCCACTGAAAGGGGAAGTCTTGCTGGATGGCGAAGCGATTGCGCGCTATCCGACCAAAGAGGTGGCGCGCCGCCTTGGCCTGCTGCCACAGAGTTCGAATGCGCCTGCCGGCATTAGCGTCACGGAGCTGGTGGCGCGCGGGCGTTATCCGCATCAGGCGCTGTTTGGTCGCTGGCGCGCGGAAGATGAAGCTGCGGTGCAACAAGCGATGCGCGCCACGGGCGTGAGCGATTTAGCGCAGCAGTCGGTGGATACCTTATCGGGCGGGCAGCGTCAGCGCGTGTGGATCGCCATGGTACTGGCGCAGGAAACGCCGCTGCTGCTGCTGGATGAGCCAACCACCTGGCTGGACATTACGCATCAAATTGAGTTGCTGGAGCTGATGCAGGAGCTGAATCAGCAGCATGGTCGTACGCTGGTGGTGGTGCTGCACGATCTCAATCACGCCTGCCGCTATGCCACGCACTTGATTGCGATGCGTTACGGCAAGATTGTCGCCGAGGGGAAACCGGCGGAGATCGTGACGCCAGCGTTGATCGAGCAGGTGTATGGTTTGCGCTGCGTGATTGTGGAAGATCCAGTGGCGCATACGCCGATGATTGTGCCGCTGGGGAGCGGAAGATAA
- the fepB gene encoding Fe2+-enterobactin ABC transporter substrate-binding protein: protein MNKCGFWGIAALLCVFQTFASVAHAEQAWPRTVQGANGPLTLSKAPQRIVSTSVTLTGSLLAIDAPVIASGATAPNSRLADDQGFFRQWSDVAKQHQLKRLYIGEPSAEAVAAEAPDLIIVSATGNDSAIKLADQFSAIAPTLVVNYDDKSWQDVVTLLGQATGHDAQAAQRVKAFDDREAALKKAITLPPQPVSAMVWNGGGRAVNLWTAASAQGKLLEQLGFTLAMPPASVAQSHSMGQRKDIVQLSGENVASGLTGKTFLLFAADDKTTQSVLGNPFLAQNAAVQGKQVYALGVDSFRLDYYSASNLLARLEKLFVKS, encoded by the coding sequence ATGAATAAATGCGGTTTTTGGGGTATTGCTGCCCTATTGTGTGTTTTCCAGACGTTCGCCAGCGTCGCGCACGCCGAACAAGCCTGGCCGCGCACCGTTCAGGGCGCTAACGGACCGCTCACCTTAAGCAAAGCGCCGCAGCGCATTGTCTCCACCAGCGTGACACTGACCGGATCGCTGTTGGCGATTGATGCGCCGGTCATCGCCTCGGGCGCCACGGCCCCCAATAGTCGCCTGGCCGACGATCAGGGTTTCTTCCGTCAGTGGAGCGACGTGGCCAAACAGCACCAGCTCAAACGCCTGTACATCGGCGAGCCAAGTGCCGAAGCAGTGGCAGCAGAAGCGCCGGATCTGATTATCGTCAGCGCCACCGGCAATGATTCCGCCATCAAACTCGCCGACCAGTTCTCTGCCATTGCGCCGACGCTGGTGGTCAACTATGACGACAAAAGCTGGCAGGATGTGGTTACGCTGCTAGGCCAAGCCACCGGCCACGACGCGCAGGCTGCACAGCGTGTTAAAGCCTTTGACGATCGCGAAGCGGCGCTGAAGAAAGCCATCACGCTGCCACCGCAGCCGGTCTCCGCCATGGTGTGGAACGGCGGAGGACGCGCGGTCAACCTGTGGACCGCCGCCTCAGCGCAGGGCAAGCTGCTGGAACAACTGGGTTTCACCCTGGCGATGCCGCCAGCAAGTGTGGCGCAGAGCCACAGCATGGGGCAGCGTAAAGATATCGTTCAGCTATCGGGTGAAAACGTCGCCAGCGGCCTAACGGGTAAAACCTTCCTGCTGTTTGCCGCCGACGATAAAACCACGCAGTCGGTGCTGGGCAACCCGTTCCTTGCACAGAACGCCGCAGTACAAGGCAAGCAGGTTTACGCGCTGGGTGTTGATTCGTTCCGTCTCGATTACTACAGCGCCAGCAATCTGCTGGCGCGTTTGGAAAAACTGTTCGTTAAATCATGA